From the Kitasatospora viridis genome, one window contains:
- a CDS encoding ABC transporter permease, whose product MFRTALRNVLAHKGRLLMTVLAVLLGTAFVAGTMVFSDTFGSALKNSYSKGYDHLSVRVTDNRSALAGITDEDPDPTAQHLTAGTVAQLGALPGVSQARGVVSGFTAIADKTGKSIGQGGGSAGGNFAPGPDGKDARYQLTQGHGPQNAGEIALDQGSADKAGYHLGDTVRFAVNGPAQDAKLAGIFSTDDPGVNSGNPLVLFDTATAQRLLAAPGQFNSIEVVGAPGSSQQQLQDEVLTVIPHSGNITAQTANQLQDDQRKMIEDGTSTMRTMLLAFAGISLFVGIFIIANTFTMLIAQRTRELALLRAIGAGRGQVTRSVLIEALAIGLVASVAGLLAGIGIGAGLQSLVGSLGNGSNPTGPLIVSPLTVLVSLATGVLVTVLSALLPAVRAARIAPVAAMSSSDQPASQKSLVVRNSIGGVLAAAGFGLILLGSSQGGSGKWTVAGGAVLALLGVFVLTPLLSRPLIALLGPVLGKLFGVAGKLARQNAVRNPRRTAATASALTIGLTLVTALTVLGTSVNAALDKAVGSSMKADYSVGLSNGLSVSPDLAARIAHAPGVAAATPVTSSYFKIGGDKQTVSGLDPAAASQVLDFPVTSGSAAALGQGQLLVSSELAKSDGLTVGSTVPAAFPNGTTANLTVGGVFDSVPRLHSMVLDNAVLTAHQVPSNTDSVLVKGAGGESSTLRQALVDAAGDNPLIKVQTKQDLKNEVSSFISIALNMLYGLLAMSVLVAVLGVINTMAMSVFERKREIGMLRAIGLDRRGIRRMVRLESVVISVFGAVLGLGLGCFLAWAVNGTLKDGLAGLTTVLPWGRLAIFLALAGLVGLVAAYWPSRRAAKLDILDSIKAG is encoded by the coding sequence ATGTTCCGCACCGCCCTTCGCAACGTGCTGGCCCACAAGGGCCGGCTGCTGATGACCGTGCTCGCCGTGCTACTCGGCACCGCCTTCGTGGCCGGCACCATGGTCTTCTCCGACACCTTCGGCTCCGCACTGAAGAACAGCTACTCCAAGGGCTACGACCACCTCTCGGTCCGGGTCACCGACAACCGCAGCGCGCTGGCCGGGATCACCGACGAGGACCCGGACCCGACCGCCCAGCACCTGACCGCGGGCACCGTCGCCCAACTCGGCGCGCTGCCCGGGGTGAGCCAGGCCCGCGGCGTGGTCAGCGGGTTCACCGCGATCGCCGACAAGACCGGCAAGAGCATCGGCCAGGGCGGCGGTTCGGCGGGCGGCAACTTCGCCCCCGGCCCGGACGGCAAGGACGCCCGCTACCAGCTGACCCAGGGTCACGGCCCGCAGAACGCCGGCGAGATAGCCCTGGACCAGGGCAGCGCCGACAAGGCCGGCTACCACCTCGGTGACACCGTCCGGTTCGCGGTCAACGGCCCGGCCCAGGACGCCAAGCTGGCCGGGATCTTCAGCACCGACGACCCGGGGGTCAACTCCGGCAACCCGCTGGTGCTCTTCGACACCGCGACCGCGCAGCGCCTGCTCGCCGCGCCGGGCCAGTTCAACTCGATCGAGGTGGTCGGCGCGCCCGGCAGCAGCCAGCAGCAGCTGCAGGACGAGGTGCTGACGGTGATCCCGCACTCCGGGAACATCACCGCCCAGACCGCCAACCAGCTGCAGGACGACCAGCGCAAGATGATCGAGGACGGCACCAGCACCATGCGCACCATGCTGCTGGCCTTCGCCGGGATCTCGCTCTTCGTCGGCATCTTCATCATCGCCAACACCTTCACCATGCTGATCGCCCAGCGCACCCGGGAGCTCGCGCTGCTCCGGGCGATCGGCGCCGGCCGCGGCCAGGTGACCCGCTCGGTGCTGATCGAGGCGCTGGCGATCGGCCTGGTGGCCTCGGTGGCCGGGCTGCTGGCCGGCATCGGGATCGGCGCCGGACTGCAGTCCCTGGTGGGCTCGCTGGGCAACGGCTCCAACCCGACCGGACCGCTGATCGTCTCCCCGCTCACCGTGCTGGTCTCGCTGGCCACCGGTGTGCTGGTGACCGTGCTGTCGGCGCTGCTGCCGGCCGTGCGGGCCGCCCGGATCGCCCCGGTGGCCGCGATGAGCAGCTCGGACCAGCCCGCCAGTCAGAAGAGCCTGGTGGTGCGCAACTCCATCGGCGGGGTGCTCGCCGCAGCCGGCTTCGGCCTGATCCTGCTCGGCTCCAGCCAGGGCGGCAGCGGCAAGTGGACGGTGGCCGGCGGTGCGGTGCTCGCGCTGCTCGGGGTCTTCGTGCTCACCCCGCTGCTCTCCCGCCCGCTGATCGCGCTGCTCGGCCCGGTGCTCGGCAAGCTGTTCGGCGTCGCCGGCAAGCTGGCCCGGCAGAACGCGGTGCGCAACCCGCGCCGCACCGCCGCCACCGCCTCGGCGCTGACCATCGGTCTGACCCTGGTCACCGCGCTCACCGTGCTCGGCACCTCGGTCAACGCGGCGCTGGACAAGGCCGTGGGCAGTTCGATGAAGGCCGACTACTCGGTGGGCCTGTCCAACGGGCTGAGCGTCTCCCCCGACCTCGCCGCCCGGATCGCGCACGCCCCCGGCGTGGCCGCCGCCACCCCGGTGACCTCCAGCTACTTCAAGATCGGTGGCGACAAGCAGACCGTCTCCGGGCTGGACCCGGCCGCCGCCTCCCAGGTGCTCGACTTCCCGGTCACCAGCGGCTCCGCCGCCGCGCTCGGCCAGGGGCAGCTGCTGGTCTCCAGCGAGCTGGCCAAGTCCGACGGACTGACCGTCGGCAGCACCGTGCCGGCCGCCTTCCCGAACGGCACGACGGCGAACCTGACCGTCGGCGGCGTCTTCGACAGCGTCCCCCGGCTGCACTCGATGGTGCTGGACAACGCGGTGCTGACGGCCCACCAGGTGCCCAGCAACACCGACAGCGTGCTGGTCAAGGGCGCCGGCGGGGAGAGCTCGACGCTGCGTCAGGCGCTGGTGGACGCGGCCGGCGACAACCCGCTGATCAAGGTGCAGACCAAGCAGGACCTGAAGAACGAGGTCAGCTCGTTCATCTCGATCGCGCTGAACATGCTCTACGGGCTGCTGGCCATGTCGGTGCTGGTCGCCGTGCTCGGCGTGATCAACACGATGGCGATGTCGGTCTTCGAGCGCAAGCGCGAGATCGGCATGCTGCGGGCGATCGGCCTGGACCGGCGGGGCATCCGCCGGATGGTCCGGCTGGAGTCCGTGGTGATCTCGGTGTTCGGCGCGGTGCTGGGCCTGGGCCTCGGCTGCTTCCTGGCCTGGGCGGTGAACGGCACGCTCAAGGACGGGCTGGCCGGGCTGACCACGGTGCTGCCCTGGGGCCGGCTGGCGATCTTCCTGGCGCTCGCCGGGCTGGTCGGCCTGGTGGCCGCGTACTGGCCGTCCCGGCGGGCCGCGAAGCTGGACATCCTGGACAGCATCAAGGCCGGCTGA